In Synechococcus sp. CC9616, the following are encoded in one genomic region:
- the dxs gene encoding 1-deoxy-D-xylulose-5-phosphate synthase: MHLGDLTHPNQLHGLSIAELEDVARQIRERHLEVVSTSGGHLGPGLGVVELTLALYQTLDLDKDRVVWDVGHQAYPHKLITGRFGTFNTLRQQSGVAGYLKRSESKFDHFGAGHASTSISAALGMAMARDQRGEDFRCVAVIGDGALTGGMALEAINHAGHLPHTPLVVVLNDNDMSISPPVGALSNHLNRMRLSPPMQFLSGSVEESVRHLPFMGGELPAELNRLKDSMRRLAVPKVGAVFEELGFTYMGPIDGHDIAEMKRTFEAAHRDGGPVLVHVVTTKGKGYPYAEADQVGYHAQSAFDLNTGKAIPSKTPKPPSYSKVFGQSLVKLCEQDSRVVGITAAMATGTGLDLLQKAIPSQYVDVGIAEQHAVTLAAGMACEGLRPVVAIYSTFLQRAFDQLIHDVGIQKLPVTFVLDRAGIVGADGPTHQGQYDISYMRAIPNFTVMAPKDEAELQRMLVTCLDHDGPAALRIPRGSGIGVPLMEEGWESLPIGRGELLREGDDLLLVAYGAMVHPALATATLLEEAGLSATVINARFLRPLDQALIHPLARRIGRVVTMEEGALAGGFGSAVLESLSDEAITVEMLRIGIPDQLVDHATPQQSKDNLGLTPPQMSDRILEHFDLRAPLELGQKQVGLV; the protein is encoded by the coding sequence ATGCATCTCGGAGATCTGACCCATCCGAATCAGCTGCATGGTCTCAGCATCGCGGAGCTGGAAGACGTCGCGCGTCAGATCAGGGAGCGTCATCTGGAGGTGGTGTCCACCAGCGGTGGCCACCTCGGACCTGGACTCGGTGTGGTGGAACTCACGCTTGCGCTTTATCAGACCCTTGATCTGGACAAGGATCGTGTGGTCTGGGATGTGGGTCACCAGGCCTACCCGCACAAACTGATCACCGGACGTTTTGGCACGTTCAACACCCTCCGGCAACAAAGCGGTGTGGCGGGATATCTCAAGCGCAGCGAAAGCAAGTTCGATCATTTCGGTGCGGGCCATGCCAGCACCTCAATCTCGGCGGCCCTTGGGATGGCGATGGCCAGGGATCAGCGCGGGGAGGATTTTCGTTGCGTTGCGGTGATCGGAGATGGAGCTCTCACCGGCGGCATGGCTCTCGAGGCGATCAATCACGCCGGTCATTTGCCCCACACGCCTCTGGTGGTGGTGCTCAACGACAACGACATGTCGATCTCTCCACCTGTCGGAGCGCTGTCGAACCATCTCAATCGGATGCGACTCAGCCCCCCGATGCAGTTTCTTTCCGGCAGCGTTGAGGAGAGTGTGCGCCATCTGCCTTTCATGGGCGGTGAGTTACCAGCTGAGTTGAACCGCCTCAAAGACAGCATGCGTCGTCTGGCTGTTCCCAAGGTCGGTGCGGTGTTCGAGGAGCTCGGATTCACATACATGGGTCCGATCGATGGTCACGACATCGCCGAGATGAAACGCACCTTTGAAGCAGCCCATCGTGATGGCGGCCCGGTGCTGGTGCACGTCGTCACAACGAAAGGGAAGGGGTATCCCTACGCCGAAGCCGATCAGGTGGGATACCACGCGCAATCGGCTTTCGACCTGAACACCGGCAAGGCGATTCCCTCCAAAACACCCAAACCGCCCAGTTACAGCAAGGTCTTCGGTCAATCCCTGGTGAAGCTGTGCGAGCAGGACAGCCGGGTTGTGGGAATTACGGCGGCCATGGCCACCGGAACCGGTTTGGATCTGCTGCAGAAAGCCATCCCCAGTCAATACGTCGATGTCGGGATCGCCGAGCAGCATGCGGTGACACTGGCGGCTGGCATGGCCTGTGAGGGGCTTCGTCCAGTCGTGGCGATCTACAGCACGTTCCTGCAGAGGGCCTTCGATCAGTTGATCCACGATGTGGGCATACAGAAGCTGCCGGTGACCTTCGTTCTGGACCGGGCCGGCATCGTTGGTGCCGATGGTCCAACCCACCAAGGGCAGTACGACATCAGTTACATGCGAGCGATCCCGAACTTCACGGTGATGGCTCCGAAGGATGAGGCCGAACTGCAGCGCATGCTGGTCACCTGTCTCGACCATGACGGCCCGGCAGCACTGCGAATTCCCCGTGGATCCGGAATCGGTGTGCCGTTGATGGAGGAGGGCTGGGAATCGCTGCCGATCGGACGGGGCGAGTTGCTCCGAGAAGGGGATGATCTCTTGCTTGTTGCCTATGGAGCCATGGTCCATCCGGCTCTGGCGACGGCCACCCTGCTGGAGGAGGCGGGATTGTCTGCCACGGTGATCAATGCCCGTTTCCTGCGGCCTTTGGATCAGGCCCTGATTCACCCTCTGGCCCGTCGAATCGGCAGGGTTGTCACCATGGAGGAGGGTGCTTTAGCTGGTGGATTCGGTTCGGCTGTTCTTGAATCCCTTTCAGACGAGGCGATCACTGTGGAAATGCTTCGCATAGGCATTCCAGATCAGCTGGTCGACCATGCCACGCCACAGCAGAGCAAGGACAACCTGGGCCTGACGCCACCTCAGATGTCGGATCGCATCCTCGAACACTTCGATCTTCGAGCACCTCTGGAGCTCGGTCAGAAGCAGGTCGGTCTGGTCTGA
- the ilvA gene encoding threonine ammonia-lyase, biosynthetic: MTDYLQRVLRARVYDVARETPLDFAPNLSRRLNNSIWLKREDLQPVFSFKLRGAYNRMSKLSSDELARGVIASSAGNHAQGVALSAKRLGCRAVIVMPATTPEVKVRAVRALEGEVVLHGETYDESSAEAERRCREEGLTYIHPFDDPEVIAGQGTIGLEIMRQCDQPPRAIYLAVGGGGLISGVASYVKSLWPDVELIGVEPEDAAAMTRSLEAGERIELNQVGLFADGVAVRRVGVETFALAQRYVDRMITVDTDAICAAIKDVFEDTRSILEPAGALAVAGLKRDVAERHLDQQHLVAVACGANMNFDRLRFISERAELGEEREAMLAVEIPERPGSLRDLCEELRDRSLTEFSYRMTEGARAQIFIGVQIRGVQDRVELVQSLTSRGFPCQDLSDNEFAVVHLRHMVGGRLPASARQTPSVDCQELLYRFEFPERPGALMTFVSALHPDWSISIFHYRNHGSDTGRIVVGVLVPEAGRTEWTRFLDELGYPSWDETENQAYHLFL; encoded by the coding sequence ATGACCGATTATCTGCAGAGAGTCCTGCGTGCCCGTGTCTATGACGTGGCCCGGGAGACGCCACTCGACTTCGCACCCAACCTCAGCCGGAGGCTGAACAACAGCATCTGGTTGAAGCGAGAGGATCTTCAACCGGTCTTCTCCTTCAAGCTCCGCGGGGCCTACAACCGCATGAGCAAGCTCTCGTCGGACGAGCTCGCCCGCGGTGTGATTGCTTCAAGCGCCGGGAACCATGCCCAGGGTGTGGCCCTCAGTGCCAAGCGTCTCGGCTGTCGTGCCGTGATTGTGATGCCTGCAACGACTCCAGAGGTCAAGGTGCGCGCCGTGCGGGCCCTTGAGGGGGAAGTTGTTCTGCATGGAGAGACCTATGACGAATCATCGGCAGAAGCGGAACGGCGCTGCCGCGAGGAAGGGCTCACCTACATCCACCCTTTCGATGATCCCGAGGTGATCGCGGGCCAGGGAACCATCGGTCTGGAGATCATGCGCCAGTGCGATCAACCGCCGCGTGCCATCTACTTGGCTGTTGGGGGCGGTGGCTTGATCAGCGGTGTGGCCTCCTACGTGAAAAGTCTCTGGCCGGATGTGGAGCTGATCGGAGTGGAACCGGAAGATGCCGCGGCGATGACGCGCTCGTTGGAAGCAGGGGAGAGGATTGAACTCAATCAGGTGGGGTTGTTCGCCGACGGGGTGGCTGTGCGACGGGTGGGTGTTGAAACCTTCGCTTTGGCCCAGCGTTATGTGGACCGGATGATCACCGTCGACACCGACGCCATCTGCGCCGCGATCAAAGACGTGTTCGAAGACACGCGATCGATCCTGGAACCGGCCGGAGCCCTTGCGGTGGCTGGTCTGAAGCGGGATGTGGCGGAGCGACATCTCGATCAGCAGCACCTGGTGGCCGTGGCCTGTGGCGCCAACATGAATTTCGACCGTCTGCGGTTCATTTCCGAACGGGCTGAACTCGGCGAGGAACGAGAAGCGATGCTTGCGGTGGAGATCCCTGAGCGGCCAGGGAGTCTCAGGGATTTGTGTGAAGAACTGAGAGACCGAAGCCTCACGGAATTCAGCTACCGGATGACGGAAGGTGCACGGGCCCAGATCTTCATCGGTGTTCAGATCCGCGGTGTGCAGGACAGGGTTGAGCTGGTGCAGAGCCTCACAAGTCGGGGATTTCCCTGCCAGGACCTCAGCGACAACGAATTTGCCGTCGTGCACCTGCGTCACATGGTGGGCGGCCGCCTGCCGGCATCAGCACGTCAAACCCCATCTGTCGACTGCCAGGAACTGCTTTACCGATTCGAGTTTCCGGAACGCCCTGGTGCCCTGATGACCTTCGTCAGCGCCCTGCACCCCGACTGGAGCATCAGCATCTTTCATTACCGCAATCACGGCTCCGACACGGGTCGAATCGTGGTGGGTGTTCTCGTGCCGGAGGCTGGACGAACGGAATGGACCCGCTTCCTCGACGAACTGGGTTACCCGAGTTGGGACGAAACGGAGAATCAGGCGTACCACCTGTTCCTTTAG
- the scpB gene encoding SMC-Scp complex subunit ScpB encodes MPGVPSLAARLEAILYLKGRPISIGELSELAQSERSEVEQALLVLTTGYAQRETALEIVELKGRYCLQLKPGLGDLVKNLLPVNLSTATLRTLATIALKKRILQSELVDLRGSGAYDHIKELLAQDFIERRRQSEGRSYWLTLSEKFHRTFSVLPDLTPATISSATITSATVSEAA; translated from the coding sequence ATGCCTGGTGTCCCTTCACTGGCTGCGCGGCTGGAAGCCATCCTTTATCTGAAAGGACGTCCGATCAGCATCGGTGAGCTCAGTGAATTGGCTCAGTCCGAGCGCAGCGAGGTGGAACAAGCTCTGCTCGTTCTCACAACCGGTTATGCCCAACGGGAGACAGCGCTGGAAATCGTTGAACTCAAGGGTCGCTATTGCCTGCAGTTGAAACCGGGTCTTGGAGATTTGGTGAAGAACCTGCTGCCCGTGAACCTTTCAACCGCCACCCTGCGAACCCTGGCCACCATTGCGTTGAAGAAGAGAATTTTGCAATCGGAACTGGTGGATCTTCGTGGCTCGGGTGCCTACGACCACATCAAAGAACTGCTGGCCCAGGATTTCATTGAGCGCCGTCGCCAGAGCGAAGGGCGTTCTTACTGGCTGACCCTGTCTGAGAAGTTTCATCGAACCTTTTCGGTGCTGCCAGACCTAACTCCCGCCACGATCAGTTCCGCCACCATCACTTCCGCCACCGTCTCGGAAGCTGCATAA
- a CDS encoding YggT family protein, with protein sequence MDLLVNLFQVLAQTLQIYSLVLIVRVLLSWFPNLDWSNPVLSTVSSITDPYLNAFRGLIPPLGGIDLSAILAFVALNLLQQLLLNASFAFYAEALPY encoded by the coding sequence ATGGACCTTCTGGTGAACCTGTTTCAGGTGTTAGCCCAGACCCTGCAGATCTATTCGCTGGTCCTGATTGTGCGGGTGCTGCTCAGCTGGTTCCCGAATCTGGACTGGAGTAACCCGGTTCTTTCAACGGTGAGTTCGATCACCGATCCCTATCTCAATGCCTTCAGAGGCTTGATCCCACCATTGGGTGGGATTGATCTGTCCGCAATCCTGGCCTTCGTCGCCCTGAATCTGCTGCAGCAGCTGCTTCTGAATGCCAGCTTTGCCTTTTACGCCGAAGCTCTGCCTTACTGA
- the mfd gene encoding transcription-repair coupling factor, whose product MPLRSLVRQLQVSALSGELLERSRRTDRLLMRGAGRCSRALIASALARRDQRPLLVVVPTLEEAGRWTALLDLMGWDSAGLYPTSEGSPYEPFDPTSEIIWGQLQVLSDLLGDPEGVNKAIVATERCLQPHLPPPQALADQCRTLKRGDEIDLEQLGERLAHLGYERVSSIDQEGTWSRRGDIVDIFPVSSELPVRLEFFGEELDKLREFDPASQRSLDAIEQLRLTPTGFSPLIADRLRDQMPEGLERLLGEQATEILLEGGTPEGMRRLMGLAWNQPASLLDYLPERCCIVIDERRHGLAHGQQWLDHATEHHQEMAAELGFSEDERDRLWPGVLHRDIAEAYQTAEAFEGFDLAELLEEDAHPNSFDLASRPVPAYPNQFGKLGELIKGYQKDKTAVWLVSAQPSRAVALLEEHDCISRFVPNSGDAPAIERLIQQNTPVALKTRGSAELEGVQLPAWRVALVTDREFFGQQSLTSSGYVRRRRKAASRTVDPNKMRPGDFVVHRNHGIGRFKTMEKLAVSGDIRDYLVVQYADGTLRVAADQLGSLGRYRATSETPPQLSRMGGSAWTKAKERAKKAVRKVAMDLVKLYAERHQANGYAFPVDGPWQIELEESFPFEPTPDQLKATADVKRDMEKPEPMDRLVCGDVGFGKTEVAIRAIFKAITAGKQVAMLAPTTVLAQQHWRTLSERFAPYPIKVALLNRFRTASERKGILDGLKTGTVDAVVGTHQLLGKGAAFNQLGLLVVDEEQRFGVNQKEKIKVLRKDVDVLTLSATPIPRTLYMSLSGVREMSLITTPPPLRRPIKTHLAALDPEAVRSAIRQELDRGGQVFYVVPRVEGIEDVAAWLRGMLPGLKLLVAHGQMAEGELESAMVAFNAGEADVMLCTTIVESGLDIPRVNTILIEDSHRFGLAQLYQLRGRVGRSGIQAHAWLFYPGNASLSDNARQRLRAIQEFAQLGSGYQLAMRDMEIRGVGNLLGVEQSGQMETIGFDLYMEMLQESLAEIQGQDIPSVEDTQVDLQVTAFVPADWITDPDEKIAAYRAAADCTSSEALVELAAGWADRYGALPGAVQSLLQLMELKLLAKRCGFSRIRPEKPNIALETPMEEPAFRMLRQGLPQHLHGRLVYQAGSGILHKVMARGLGVLPMEKQLEQLMEWLKQMAAQIPDLDGRTAGEAEADQKRQNDQVLRV is encoded by the coding sequence ATGCCGCTGAGATCCCTGGTCAGACAGCTGCAGGTCTCTGCTCTCAGTGGAGAACTGCTGGAGCGTTCCAGACGCACGGACCGCCTGTTGATGCGTGGGGCCGGGCGATGCAGCCGAGCCCTGATCGCCAGTGCCCTGGCCCGCAGAGATCAACGCCCCCTGCTGGTGGTGGTGCCCACCCTGGAGGAAGCGGGACGCTGGACGGCCCTGCTCGACCTGATGGGCTGGGACAGCGCTGGGCTGTACCCAACAAGTGAGGGATCTCCCTACGAGCCATTCGATCCCACCAGCGAAATCATCTGGGGACAGCTTCAGGTGCTCAGCGACCTGCTTGGCGATCCCGAGGGTGTCAACAAGGCGATTGTGGCGACGGAGCGATGTCTCCAACCCCACCTGCCACCTCCACAAGCACTCGCGGATCAATGCCGCACCTTGAAACGTGGCGACGAAATCGACCTCGAACAACTCGGCGAACGACTGGCCCATCTCGGATATGAACGGGTCTCGTCGATCGATCAGGAGGGCACCTGGAGCCGACGAGGGGACATCGTCGACATTTTCCCGGTCAGCAGCGAATTGCCAGTGCGTCTGGAATTCTTCGGAGAGGAGCTCGACAAACTGCGTGAGTTCGACCCCGCCAGCCAACGCTCCCTCGATGCGATCGAGCAGCTGCGGTTAACGCCGACCGGCTTCAGCCCACTGATCGCTGACCGGCTCCGAGATCAGATGCCCGAGGGGCTCGAGAGGCTTCTGGGGGAACAGGCGACAGAGATCCTGCTGGAGGGAGGCACCCCTGAGGGAATGCGTCGCCTCATGGGATTGGCATGGAATCAGCCAGCTTCACTGCTCGACTACCTACCGGAGCGGTGTTGCATCGTCATCGATGAGCGACGTCACGGCCTCGCTCATGGGCAGCAATGGCTGGATCATGCGACGGAGCATCATCAGGAGATGGCAGCTGAACTGGGGTTCAGCGAGGACGAACGGGACCGTCTCTGGCCTGGCGTGCTGCATCGAGACATCGCCGAGGCTTATCAAACAGCGGAGGCCTTTGAGGGCTTTGACCTGGCGGAGTTGCTCGAGGAGGACGCGCACCCCAACAGCTTCGACCTGGCCAGCCGACCGGTGCCGGCTTACCCCAACCAGTTCGGCAAGCTCGGCGAACTGATCAAGGGCTATCAAAAGGACAAAACCGCCGTCTGGCTGGTGTCCGCACAACCGAGCAGAGCCGTGGCGTTGCTCGAGGAACATGACTGCATCAGTCGTTTTGTTCCGAACAGCGGCGATGCTCCGGCGATTGAGCGGCTGATTCAACAGAACACGCCGGTGGCTCTCAAGACCCGGGGCAGTGCCGAGCTGGAGGGAGTGCAGTTGCCGGCCTGGCGCGTCGCCCTGGTGACCGATCGGGAATTTTTCGGCCAGCAGTCGCTGACGTCAAGCGGATACGTCCGTCGGCGCCGCAAGGCAGCCAGCCGCACTGTCGACCCCAACAAAATGCGTCCCGGCGACTTCGTCGTGCATCGCAATCACGGCATCGGACGCTTCAAGACGATGGAAAAGCTCGCCGTATCGGGCGACATCCGCGACTACCTGGTCGTGCAGTATGCGGATGGAACGCTTCGGGTCGCTGCAGATCAGCTGGGAAGCCTTGGTCGATACAGGGCCACCAGCGAAACGCCCCCCCAGCTCAGCCGAATGGGTGGATCGGCCTGGACCAAGGCCAAGGAACGAGCCAAGAAAGCCGTTCGCAAGGTCGCGATGGACCTGGTGAAGCTCTACGCGGAGCGACATCAGGCCAATGGCTACGCCTTTCCCGTCGATGGACCATGGCAGATCGAACTTGAAGAGTCGTTTCCCTTCGAACCGACTCCTGATCAACTCAAAGCCACGGCTGATGTGAAACGCGACATGGAGAAACCGGAGCCGATGGACAGGCTCGTATGCGGAGACGTGGGCTTCGGTAAAACCGAGGTCGCGATCCGCGCCATTTTCAAGGCGATTACGGCGGGAAAGCAGGTGGCCATGTTGGCACCAACAACCGTTCTGGCCCAGCAGCACTGGCGCACCCTGAGCGAACGCTTTGCGCCCTATCCGATCAAAGTGGCCTTGTTGAACCGTTTCCGAACAGCCTCGGAACGGAAAGGCATTCTTGATGGCCTCAAGACCGGCACGGTGGATGCGGTGGTGGGGACCCATCAGTTGCTGGGCAAAGGCGCAGCCTTCAACCAACTCGGCTTGCTTGTGGTGGATGAGGAACAGCGTTTCGGAGTCAACCAGAAAGAGAAAATCAAGGTCTTGAGAAAAGACGTCGACGTGTTGACGCTGTCGGCTACACCGATTCCTCGAACGCTCTATATGAGTCTCTCCGGAGTGCGAGAGATGAGTCTGATCACCACTCCCCCACCGTTGAGACGACCGATCAAAACCCACCTGGCCGCCCTGGATCCCGAAGCGGTCCGCAGTGCCATTCGCCAGGAACTCGATCGAGGCGGCCAGGTGTTTTATGTGGTGCCCCGGGTGGAGGGCATTGAGGACGTGGCTGCCTGGCTTCGCGGCATGCTTCCCGGTCTGAAGCTCTTGGTGGCGCACGGCCAGATGGCAGAGGGTGAGCTGGAGAGCGCCATGGTGGCGTTCAATGCCGGCGAGGCAGATGTGATGCTGTGCACCACGATCGTGGAGAGCGGTCTCGATATCCCTCGGGTGAACACGATTCTGATCGAGGACTCCCATCGATTCGGACTGGCCCAGCTCTATCAGTTGCGAGGACGAGTCGGTCGCAGCGGCATTCAGGCCCATGCCTGGTTGTTCTATCCAGGCAATGCCTCCCTGAGCGATAACGCTCGTCAACGTCTGCGGGCTATCCAGGAATTTGCCCAACTGGGCAGTGGCTACCAGCTGGCGATGCGGGACATGGAAATCCGAGGTGTCGGCAATCTGCTGGGGGTGGAGCAGAGCGGACAGATGGAGACGATCGGATTTGATCTGTATATGGAAATGCTGCAGGAATCCCTGGCGGAGATTCAAGGGCAGGACATTCCGAGCGTGGAAGACACCCAGGTGGACCTGCAGGTGACCGCCTTCGTCCCAGCGGACTGGATCACCGACCCAGACGAGAAAATTGCGGCCTACCGAGCCGCCGCCGACTGCACAAGTTCCGAAGCCCTGGTGGAACTGGCTGCTGGCTGGGCTGATCGCTACGGCGCACTACCCGGAGCTGTGCAGTCCCTCCTGCAACTCATGGAACTCAAGCTGCTGGCCAAACGCTGCGGTTTTTCCAGGATTCGGCCGGAAAAGCCAAACATCGCTCTGGAAACACCGATGGAGGAACCGGCGTTCCGCATGCTGCGACAAGGCCTTCCGCAGCATCTCCACGGACGCCTGGTGTATCAAGCCGGAAGTGGGATTCTCCACAAGGTCATGGCCCGTGGTCTTGGCGTGTTGCCGATGGAGAAGCAGTTGGAGCAACTGATGGAATGGCTCAAACAGATGGCGGCTCAGATACCCGATCTCGATGGACGAACTGCCGGCGAAGCGGAGGCAGACCAAAAGCGGCAGAACGACCAGGTGCTGCGGGTGTGA
- a CDS encoding S41 family peptidase: MPSPIRLGSLLRSGPLLVVLGLAGVATAVTVAQPSLSLPSASGGSITDSPKEVIDQVWQIVYRDFLDSSVSYSPDRWKQLRRQLLAKSYSGTGESYEAIRGMLASLKDPYTRFLDPKEFKEMQIDTSGELLGVGIQLSLDKDTKELTVVSPIEGTPASKAGVQPQDVIVTIDGKSTKGMSTADAVKLIRGPEGSKVELGLRRKGQVLNVPLVRARIEINSVDTSLNTAPNGNKIGYIRLKQFNANASREMRDAIRELESEGAQGYVLDLRSNPGGLLEASVDIARQWLNEGTIVSTRTREGIRDVRRATGSAITDKPMVILVNEGSASASEILSGALQDNDRAQLVGMKTFGKGLVQSVRGLADGSGMTVTIAKYLTPSGRDIHQNGIEPDVQATMTEDEIRSITADDLGTGRDSQYRVAETTLIRILGQASAGQTYDPTSANLLSAFQR; this comes from the coding sequence ATGCCCAGTCCCATCCGTCTGGGTTCGCTGCTTCGTTCTGGCCCTCTTTTGGTGGTGCTTGGTCTCGCTGGTGTGGCCACCGCGGTGACGGTGGCGCAGCCGAGCCTCAGCCTGCCGAGCGCGTCCGGTGGCTCGATCACTGACAGCCCCAAAGAGGTGATCGATCAGGTGTGGCAAATCGTCTACCGCGATTTTCTTGATTCGAGCGTGTCCTATTCGCCGGATCGCTGGAAGCAGCTGCGTCGTCAACTACTGGCTAAGTCCTATTCGGGCACCGGCGAGTCTTACGAGGCGATCCGGGGCATGCTCGCCAGCTTGAAGGATCCCTATACGCGCTTCCTGGATCCGAAGGAATTCAAGGAGATGCAGATCGACACGTCCGGGGAACTCCTGGGTGTGGGGATTCAGCTCTCACTGGATAAGGACACCAAGGAGCTCACGGTGGTGTCTCCGATTGAAGGCACACCGGCATCGAAGGCTGGCGTCCAGCCCCAGGACGTGATCGTCACCATCGACGGCAAGTCCACAAAAGGCATGAGCACGGCCGATGCCGTGAAGCTGATCCGTGGACCGGAAGGCTCGAAGGTTGAGTTGGGGCTTCGCCGCAAGGGTCAGGTCCTGAACGTGCCACTGGTTCGTGCACGCATTGAAATCAATTCCGTTGACACCTCTCTGAATACGGCGCCCAACGGCAACAAGATCGGCTACATCCGGCTGAAACAGTTCAATGCCAACGCCTCGCGTGAAATGCGAGACGCGATTCGTGAGCTGGAATCGGAAGGGGCACAGGGATATGTGCTGGATCTCCGGAGCAATCCCGGCGGCCTCCTGGAGGCAAGCGTCGACATTGCCCGGCAGTGGCTGAATGAAGGAACCATCGTGAGCACGCGGACGCGGGAAGGTATCCGCGATGTTCGACGGGCGACGGGGTCTGCCATCACCGACAAACCAATGGTGATCCTCGTCAATGAGGGCTCGGCCAGCGCCAGCGAAATTCTCTCCGGTGCCCTGCAGGACAACGACCGCGCTCAGCTCGTGGGGATGAAGACCTTTGGTAAGGGCCTTGTGCAGTCCGTCCGCGGTTTGGCTGATGGCTCGGGGATGACCGTGACCATCGCCAAATACCTCACCCCCAGTGGACGTGACATCCACCAAAACGGCATCGAGCCTGATGTTCAGGCCACGATGACTGAGGATGAAATCCGATCGATCACCGCAGATGATCTCGGTACGGGTCGCGATAGCCAGTACAGAGTTGCTGAAACAACACTGATCAGAATTCTGGGACAAGCCAGTGCTGGCCAGACCTACGACCCGACCAGCGCCAACCTCTTATCCGCGTTTCAGCGGTAG
- the ispG gene encoding (E)-4-hydroxy-3-methylbut-2-enyl-diphosphate synthase, whose amino-acid sequence MTATLPTTAAVVDRRYDTQINRRVTRTVMVGDIPIGSEHPVVVQSMINEDTLDIKAAVGGILRLAEAGSEIVRVTTPSMAHAKAMGEIRASLRAQGCMVPLVADVHHNGLRIAMEVAQHVDKVRINPGLFVFDKPDPNRQDFSAEEFAAIGTKIRETFEPLVTLLRDQNKALRIGVNHGSLAERMLFTYGDTPKGMVESAMEFVRICDDLDFHNIVVSMKASRAPVMLAAYRLMADTLDEAGFNYPLHLGVTEAGDGDYGRIKSTAGIATLLADGLGDTLRVSLTESPEREIPVCYSILQALGLRKTMVEYVACPSCGRTLFNLEEVLKQVRSATDHLTGLDIAVMGCIVNGPGEMADADYGYVGRGPGVIALYRGREEIRKVPEAEGVEALIQLIKEDGRWVDPAPTR is encoded by the coding sequence ATGACCGCCACCCTGCCGACCACAGCGGCCGTTGTGGACCGTCGCTACGACACCCAGATCAACCGCCGGGTCACCCGCACCGTGATGGTCGGTGACATTCCCATCGGCAGCGAGCACCCAGTGGTGGTGCAGTCGATGATCAATGAGGACACGCTCGATATCAAGGCAGCTGTGGGGGGCATCCTGCGGCTTGCTGAGGCCGGCAGTGAGATCGTTCGTGTGACCACGCCCTCCATGGCCCATGCCAAGGCGATGGGTGAGATCCGCGCTTCCTTGCGGGCGCAAGGCTGCATGGTTCCCCTGGTGGCGGACGTGCATCACAACGGCCTCAGGATCGCCATGGAGGTTGCGCAGCACGTCGACAAAGTGCGGATCAATCCGGGCTTGTTCGTCTTTGACAAGCCCGATCCCAACCGTCAGGACTTCTCGGCTGAAGAGTTCGCAGCCATTGGAACCAAGATCCGCGAGACGTTCGAACCCCTGGTCACCCTGCTGCGTGATCAGAACAAAGCCCTGCGGATCGGTGTGAATCACGGATCGCTGGCGGAGCGGATGCTGTTCACCTATGGAGACACCCCCAAGGGAATGGTGGAGTCGGCGATGGAGTTCGTTCGGATCTGCGACGACCTCGATTTTCACAACATCGTTGTGTCGATGAAAGCCTCGCGCGCGCCTGTGATGCTGGCGGCTTATCGCCTGATGGCGGACACGCTGGATGAGGCCGGATTCAATTACCCCCTGCACCTCGGCGTCACGGAAGCCGGCGATGGTGATTACGGCCGGATCAAGAGCACGGCGGGCATTGCCACCCTGCTGGCGGACGGTCTGGGAGACACGCTCCGCGTATCGCTGACCGAGTCTCCAGAGCGTGAAATCCCAGTTTGCTACTCGATTCTTCAGGCACTGGGACTGCGCAAGACGATGGTGGAATACGTGGCTTGCCCAAGCTGCGGCCGCACCCTGTTCAACCTTGAGGAAGTGCTGAAGCAGGTTCGTTCGGCTACTGATCACCTCACAGGCTTGGACATCGCCGTGATGGGTTGCATCGTCAATGGTCCCGGTGAGATGGCTGATGCCGACTACGGCTACGTCGGCAGAGGCCCTGGGGTGATTGCGCTGTACCGCGGGCGCGAAGAGATCCGCAAAGTTCCCGAGGCCGAAGGTGTTGAGGCCCTGATCCAGTTGATCAAAGAGGATGGGCGTTGGGTAGATCCCGCCCCAACTCGTTAA